The genomic segment AAATCGTTGAGAAATCGTTCGAGACCGATATCGGTGAGCGGGTGGTTGAGCAATTGCTTGAAGACGCCGTAGGGCATGGTGCCGATGTCGGCGCCGGCCTTGGCCGCCTGGACGACGTGCAGCGGATGGCGCAGGCTGGCGGCGAGAATCTCGGTGCGGAATCCGTAGTTGTCGTAGATAAGACGAATGTCATCAATCAACGCCATGCCGTCCTGGCCGATGTCGTCCAGCCGGCCCAGGAACGGCGAGCAATACGTCGCCCCGGCCTTGGCGACGATCAGGGCCTGGATCGGCTGGAACACCAGCGTGAGATTGGTCTTGACGCCTTCCGCCGCGAGAATTTTCAGCGCTTTCACGCCTTCGGGAATGGTCGGCAGCTTGACGATCACGTTCTCGGCGATCTTCGACAACTCGCGGCCTTCCTTGACCATCGCATCGCACGTGGTGGAGACGACCTCGGCCGAAACGGGGCCGGGGATGATCTCGCAGATTTGTCCGACGAGCGTCTTGAAATCCTTGCCCTCCTTGGCGACGAGGCTCGGATTGGTCGTGACGCCGTCGACGATTCCGAGCGCCGCGCCGGCGCGAATCTCATCAAGGTTGGCGGTGTCGAGGAAGAACTTCATGCGCTGCTCCCGTGGGTG from the Planctomycetia bacterium genome contains:
- the fsa gene encoding fructose-6-phosphate aldolase; this encodes MKFFLDTANLDEIRAGAALGIVDGVTTNPSLVAKEGKDFKTLVGQICEIIPGPVSAEVVSTTCDAMVKEGRELSKIAENVIVKLPTIPEGVKALKILAAEGVKTNLTLVFQPIQALIVAKAGATYCSPFLGRLDDIGQDGMALIDDIRLIYDNYGFRTEILAASLRHPLHVVQAAKAGADIGTMPYGVFKQLLNHPLTDIGLERFLNDFKKLQAK